From Vibrio crassostreae, one genomic window encodes:
- a CDS encoding YheV family putative zinc ribbon protein: MKQKKRFIAGASCPSCNTQDTLRWWIENNIELVECVDCDFTEQRKPKTVEKSEHANQEMIGIFKPE, translated from the coding sequence GTGAAACAGAAAAAACGCTTTATCGCAGGAGCAAGCTGCCCAAGTTGTAATACTCAAGACACACTCCGTTGGTGGATTGAAAATAATATCGAGCTGGTGGAATGTGTCGATTGTGACTTCACAGAACAGCGTAAACCGAAAACTGTAGAGAAATCTGAACACGCGAATCAAGAAATGATCGGTATTTTTAAGCCTGAATGA
- a CDS encoding hydrolase, producing the protein MTIFTAAAGLSNPHLQTLVPRFIRKQALFHPHWQTLETPDGDFLDLAWSESPDGDNPSNDDRSNKPIFVLFHGLEGSFESPYANGLMNAFAKDGWLSVMMHFRGCSGKPNRLARAYHSGEVEDARFFLRHLHAQFPNNPKVAVGISLGGNMLANYLAEYADDPLLSAATIVSAPFDLACCSSRIERGFSKLYKKYLLNSLKSNALKKVNLLQEKLGITAEAIKNITKLYEFDERITAPLHGFKNAQDYYAQCSALPKLNKIKLPTQIIHAKDDPFMTDDVIPKFVLPDNIDYRLFQKGGHVGFITGSTLKPRFWLEEALPAYYESIQDSA; encoded by the coding sequence ATGACAATATTTACCGCAGCCGCTGGTCTCTCTAATCCGCACTTACAAACCTTAGTGCCACGGTTTATTAGAAAACAGGCGCTGTTTCATCCTCACTGGCAAACCTTAGAAACTCCCGATGGTGACTTTCTTGATCTTGCTTGGAGCGAATCCCCCGACGGTGACAACCCAAGCAATGATGATCGAAGTAACAAGCCGATATTCGTTCTATTCCATGGTTTAGAAGGTAGCTTTGAGAGCCCTTACGCCAACGGACTGATGAATGCATTTGCTAAAGATGGTTGGTTATCGGTAATGATGCACTTCAGAGGCTGCAGCGGAAAACCCAATCGCCTGGCTCGCGCTTACCATTCAGGTGAGGTCGAAGATGCGCGCTTTTTCCTAAGACACCTACACGCGCAGTTTCCGAATAACCCTAAGGTTGCGGTTGGCATATCTTTAGGTGGAAACATGCTGGCGAACTATTTAGCTGAGTACGCAGACGACCCATTGCTGTCGGCGGCGACAATCGTATCTGCTCCATTTGACTTAGCGTGTTGCTCTAGTCGCATTGAGCGCGGTTTCTCCAAGCTTTATAAGAAGTACCTGCTCAACTCTCTAAAATCGAATGCGCTAAAAAAAGTTAACCTGCTACAGGAAAAACTTGGCATCACAGCTGAAGCCATCAAGAACATCACCAAACTGTATGAGTTTGATGAACGAATCACTGCACCGCTGCACGGCTTCAAAAATGCCCAAGATTATTATGCGCAATGTTCTGCGCTGCCTAAGCTCAACAAGATTAAACTGCCGACGCAGATCATTCATGCCAAAGACGACCCTTTCATGACCGATGATGTGATCCCAAAGTTCGTTCTACCCGATAACATCGATTATCGACTGTTCCAAAAAGGCGGACATGTTGGGTTTATTACTGGCAGCACACTCAAGCCAAGATTTTGGTTAGAAGAAGCCTTGCCTGCCTACTATGAAAGTATCCAAGATTCGGCATAA
- the slyD gene encoding peptidylprolyl isomerase: MKIEKNVVVSVAYQVKLEDGVVVDQSTAEAPLDYLHGHNNLITGLEKELEGKVAGDKFSATVTPEDAYGEHNDALVQRVPADVFQGVEQIEVGMRFLADTDQGPIPVEVTEVDGDEVVVDGNHMLAGQTLTFDVEVVAVREATEEEVQHGHVHQEGGCGDHDHDHEGGCCGGEGHDHGEEKKEGCCGGGSCGSH, from the coding sequence ATGAAAATTGAAAAGAACGTAGTAGTTAGTGTTGCATATCAAGTGAAACTTGAAGATGGCGTAGTAGTTGACCAATCAACTGCAGAAGCTCCACTAGATTACCTTCACGGTCACAACAACCTAATTACAGGTCTTGAAAAAGAGCTTGAAGGCAAAGTAGCTGGCGACAAGTTCTCTGCAACGGTTACTCCAGAAGACGCATACGGCGAGCACAACGACGCACTAGTTCAACGTGTTCCTGCTGACGTATTCCAAGGTGTTGAGCAAATCGAAGTTGGCATGCGTTTCCTAGCGGATACTGACCAAGGTCCAATCCCAGTAGAAGTTACTGAAGTAGATGGCGACGAAGTTGTTGTTGATGGTAACCACATGCTAGCAGGCCAAACTCTAACGTTTGACGTTGAAGTTGTAGCGGTTCGTGAAGCGACTGAAGAAGAAGTTCAACACGGTCACGTACACCAAGAAGGCGGCTGTGGTGATCACGACCATGATCACGAAGGTGGTTGTTGTGGTGGCGAAGGCCATGACCACGGTGAAGAGAAAAAAGAAGGCTGCTGCGGCGGCGGTAGCTGTGGTTCTCACTAA
- the kefB gene encoding glutathione-regulated potassium-efflux system protein KefB — MALTNDFLQSSVIFLAAAVVAVPIAQRAGLGSVLGYLLAGVAIGPWGLGLISDVEAILHFSEFGVVLLLFLIGLELNPKKLWQMRAPILGLGGAQVLITTLIITAIACMFGLTWQTSLVIGMGLALSSTAIALRVIEERELGGKEAGQSGFAVLLFQDIAVIPMLAMLPLLAGNTGGSWADMLWMLGGVIGLLVGGHFLLRPLFRYVVMSGVRELFTVAALLLVIGIAVIMQQIGLSMALGTFLAGVLLAESEYRHELEIAIDPFKGLLLGLFFISVGMAVNLGLLAESPFAILIAVLALVVLKGLVLYGLARIFGTQAKARSRMAMILSQGGEFAFVIFTAASAQGILSGEQVSFLLVVVSLSMVTTPLMLKLQDRFFARQLNQISENAMSSDVVDRSPRVIIAGFGRFGQIIGRLMYANKIRITVLESDASQIHILRKFGYKVFYGDSTHLELLRAAGADKAEAIVLCTDSPDEIMKTVDLCKQHFPRLKILARARSRVEAYQLLNHGVSNYSRETFLGALDLGRQTLTELGMHPYKAKRAEAHFRKLDNGMLKELLPQHNEDAELAQRAKEARKELEEIFGHEMENDHQSRNYWQ, encoded by the coding sequence ATGGCTCTGACTAATGATTTTCTACAAAGTAGCGTTATATTTTTAGCGGCTGCTGTGGTTGCGGTTCCTATCGCGCAGCGAGCTGGCTTGGGTTCAGTACTCGGTTACTTGTTAGCTGGTGTCGCGATTGGCCCTTGGGGACTTGGCTTAATCAGTGACGTAGAGGCGATTCTGCACTTCTCCGAATTCGGGGTAGTACTGCTGCTCTTCCTGATTGGCTTAGAGCTTAACCCGAAAAAATTGTGGCAGATGCGAGCCCCCATTCTCGGGCTGGGTGGCGCGCAAGTGCTGATCACCACCCTGATTATTACCGCCATCGCCTGTATGTTCGGTTTAACGTGGCAAACTAGCCTAGTGATAGGTATGGGCTTAGCTTTGTCTTCGACCGCAATCGCGTTGCGGGTTATTGAAGAGCGTGAACTCGGTGGTAAAGAAGCGGGGCAGTCTGGCTTTGCAGTGTTACTTTTCCAAGATATTGCAGTAATCCCTATGCTAGCAATGCTACCTTTGCTAGCAGGTAATACAGGCGGCAGCTGGGCGGACATGCTTTGGATGCTGGGTGGTGTGATTGGTCTGCTGGTCGGTGGCCACTTCTTATTGAGGCCTTTGTTCCGCTACGTCGTTATGAGTGGTGTGCGTGAGCTATTTACTGTTGCAGCGCTGTTACTTGTGATTGGTATTGCCGTCATCATGCAACAGATTGGCTTGTCGATGGCATTGGGTACTTTCCTAGCGGGCGTGCTTCTAGCTGAAAGTGAATATCGACATGAGCTTGAAATTGCGATTGACCCATTCAAAGGGTTGTTGCTTGGTCTGTTCTTCATCTCTGTGGGTATGGCGGTGAATTTAGGTTTACTTGCTGAAAGCCCATTCGCGATACTGATTGCTGTATTAGCTCTCGTGGTTTTGAAAGGCTTAGTGCTGTATGGGCTAGCTCGTATTTTCGGTACTCAAGCCAAAGCCCGTAGTCGCATGGCGATGATTCTCAGCCAAGGTGGTGAGTTCGCTTTCGTTATTTTTACCGCGGCGAGTGCTCAAGGTATCTTAAGCGGCGAACAAGTGTCGTTCTTACTGGTGGTTGTGAGTTTGTCGATGGTGACCACGCCATTGATGCTCAAGCTGCAAGACCGATTCTTTGCTCGTCAACTTAACCAAATCAGCGAAAACGCAATGTCTTCGGATGTTGTCGATCGCAGTCCTCGAGTGATCATTGCAGGCTTTGGTCGTTTTGGTCAGATCATTGGTCGTTTGATGTATGCCAATAAGATTCGTATTACCGTTCTTGAGAGTGATGCCAGCCAAATTCATATCCTTAGAAAGTTTGGCTACAAAGTATTTTACGGAGACTCGACTCATCTTGAGCTATTACGCGCAGCCGGTGCTGATAAAGCCGAGGCGATAGTGCTGTGTACTGACTCTCCCGATGAAATCATGAAAACCGTCGATTTATGTAAGCAGCACTTCCCGCGCTTAAAGATTTTAGCGCGTGCACGAAGCCGTGTTGAAGCATATCAATTACTTAACCACGGTGTGAGTAACTACTCTCGTGAAACCTTCCTTGGTGCACTGGATTTAGGTCGTCAAACATTGACTGAACTTGGTATGCATCCATATAAAGCGAAGCGAGCAGAAGCACACTTTAGAAAGTTGGATAATGGTATGCTCAAAGAGTTACTGCCTCAGCATAACGAAGATGCCGAGTTGGCCCAAAGAGCGAAAGAGGCTCGTAAAGAGCTTGAAGAGATTTTTGGACACGAGATGGAAAACGATCACCAGTCTCGAAACTATTGGCAGTAG
- the fkpA gene encoding FKBP-type peptidyl-prolyl cis-trans isomerase, whose protein sequence is MKSVLKVSLLAATVMLAVGCQKEEPKAEAPQVEEVKVEAVNFKTEDDKAAYAIGVSFANYLSTSIDKPSELGINLDKDMVLQGIEDVFAEKTALNEEETRAALEALDKRVAETMQAQAAEKSAETKKAGDDFRAEFAKTEGVEQTESGLLYQVMTAGEGASPKDTDTVQVHYKGTLTDGTQFDSSYDRGEPATFPLNRVIPGWTEGVQLMKVGSKYKFVIPPELAYGEQDTPTIPANSTLVFEVELLKIDNAEAAPAQ, encoded by the coding sequence ATGAAATCAGTTTTAAAAGTATCACTGCTTGCCGCAACGGTTATGCTAGCAGTTGGTTGTCAGAAAGAAGAACCAAAGGCAGAAGCTCCACAGGTTGAAGAAGTTAAAGTTGAAGCAGTAAACTTTAAAACAGAAGACGACAAAGCGGCATACGCAATCGGCGTATCTTTCGCTAACTACCTAAGCACAAGCATTGATAAGCCAAGCGAGCTAGGCATTAACCTAGACAAAGATATGGTTCTTCAAGGTATCGAAGACGTATTCGCAGAGAAAACTGCACTGAATGAAGAAGAAACTCGCGCAGCTCTTGAAGCTCTAGACAAGCGTGTTGCTGAAACGATGCAAGCACAAGCTGCAGAGAAATCAGCTGAAACTAAGAAAGCAGGTGATGATTTCCGCGCTGAGTTCGCAAAGACTGAAGGCGTAGAGCAAACTGAATCTGGCCTACTTTACCAAGTAATGACAGCTGGCGAAGGCGCTTCTCCAAAAGACACTGATACTGTTCAAGTACACTACAAAGGTACGCTAACAGACGGTACTCAGTTCGACAGCTCTTACGACCGTGGCGAACCAGCAACATTCCCACTTAACCGCGTAATCCCAGGCTGGACTGAAGGCGTACAACTAATGAAAGTTGGTTCTAAGTACAAATTCGTAATCCCGCCAGAGCTAGCATACGGTGAGCAAGACACACCGACTATCCCAGCTAACTCAACGCTAGTATTCGAAGTTGAACTACTAAAAATTGATAACGCTGAAGCAGCTCCTGCACAGTAA
- a CDS encoding SlyX family protein, whose protein sequence is MTEKRIEQLESRVNDLECQLAFQEQTIEELNEALSQQQMLITRMQDQMKFVVGKVKNMDGSNLADASEETPPPHY, encoded by the coding sequence ATGACAGAAAAGCGAATTGAACAACTAGAAAGCCGTGTGAATGACCTAGAATGTCAGTTGGCTTTCCAAGAACAAACCATTGAAGAACTCAATGAAGCGCTTAGCCAACAACAGATGTTGATCACGAGAATGCAAGATCAAATGAAGTTCGTGGTGGGTAAAGTAAAAAATATGGACGGCTCCAACTTAGCTGACGCATCAGAAGAGACGCCACCTCCGCACTATTAA
- the kefG gene encoding glutathione-regulated potassium-efflux system ancillary protein KefG, producing the protein MSNTPSTDKPVPKVLVIYAHPEPQTSIANQIMVKKIESLGNVKIHDLYAIYPDFFIDVPSEHELLLEYDVIVFQHPLFMYSCPSLLKEWFDRVLGKGFAFGEQSALKGKHWRSVITTGGKEEAFGAAGYNKYPLQEILQPFELTAALCQMNWISPLVLHWARNVTDMTRYQHAEAYRNWLRDPLQDIGADDGSD; encoded by the coding sequence ATGAGTAATACTCCCTCGACAGACAAACCCGTGCCAAAGGTGCTGGTCATCTATGCGCACCCTGAGCCGCAAACCTCTATCGCTAACCAGATCATGGTTAAAAAGATAGAGTCACTTGGGAATGTCAAAATCCACGATCTCTACGCCATCTATCCGGACTTCTTTATTGATGTGCCTTCCGAGCATGAGTTGCTGCTTGAATATGATGTGATTGTGTTCCAACACCCTTTGTTTATGTACTCATGTCCTTCGTTGTTGAAAGAGTGGTTTGATCGCGTGTTAGGTAAGGGTTTTGCCTTTGGTGAGCAAAGCGCACTTAAGGGCAAACACTGGCGTAGCGTTATCACAACCGGTGGTAAAGAAGAGGCGTTTGGTGCCGCAGGCTATAATAAATATCCATTACAAGAGATTTTGCAACCATTCGAGCTTACCGCTGCTTTGTGTCAGATGAATTGGATATCCCCTTTGGTTTTACACTGGGCACGAAATGTTACCGATATGACGCGTTACCAACACGCAGAAGCGTATCGAAATTGGTTGCGAGACCCGCTACAAGATATAGGAGCAGATGATGGCTCTGACTAA
- a CDS encoding helix-turn-helix transcriptional regulator, whose amino-acid sequence MTTTETVNADVLLEMESVHVMPFSEHDKIILRSYEAVVDGIASLIGPFCEIVLHSLEDLNTSAIKIANGENTGRQVGSPITDLALKMLKDIEGSKRNFSRSYFTRAKGGVLMKSITVAIRNGEDRVIGLLCINVNLDAPFSQVLQSFMPTQDADEAASSVNFASDVEELVDQTVERTIEEINADKSVSNNTKNRQIVMELYDKGIFDIKDAINRVAERLNISKHTVYLYIRQRKTEDEEGC is encoded by the coding sequence GTGACTACTACAGAAACAGTCAATGCAGATGTGTTACTTGAAATGGAATCAGTCCACGTTATGCCATTCAGTGAACACGATAAAATCATTCTAAGATCTTATGAGGCCGTTGTTGACGGTATTGCGAGCCTTATTGGTCCGTTTTGTGAAATCGTTTTGCACTCTTTAGAAGACCTCAATACTTCTGCGATTAAAATTGCCAACGGCGAAAATACAGGTCGTCAGGTTGGCTCGCCGATCACCGATCTTGCATTGAAGATGCTAAAAGATATTGAAGGTTCTAAGCGTAATTTCTCACGTTCATACTTTACTCGCGCTAAAGGCGGAGTGTTGATGAAGTCGATCACGGTTGCTATCCGCAACGGTGAAGACCGAGTGATTGGCCTACTGTGTATTAACGTGAACCTAGACGCGCCATTCTCACAAGTACTGCAATCGTTCATGCCAACACAAGACGCAGACGAAGCCGCATCATCGGTTAACTTCGCTAGTGACGTTGAAGAACTTGTCGACCAAACGGTTGAACGCACCATAGAAGAAATTAACGCTGACAAATCGGTATCGAATAATACTAAGAACCGTCAGATCGTGATGGAGTTGTACGATAAAGGTATTTTCGACATCAAAGACGCGATTAACCGCGTTGCTGAGCGACTGAACATCTCTAAGCACACCGTGTACCTATACATCCGCCAACGTAAAACAGAGGATGAAGAGGGTTGCTAA
- a CDS encoding TIGR02444 family protein, translated as MSPEHAPISLTLERLWQFSLQYYSVRGVKDACLALQNQFHGNVNLLLLLKWLDEQQLSFAEEEWHKVQQCLSRSETLLHSYRELRKHLKAHVVDSLYREALQFELQLEKQQQSDLVDCINSLQLYANQQSPLAFQYCRLLGAENLYDAFSEPAPQP; from the coding sequence ATGAGCCCAGAGCACGCCCCAATATCACTAACACTGGAACGACTATGGCAATTTAGCCTTCAGTACTACAGTGTGCGCGGTGTAAAGGATGCGTGCCTAGCTTTGCAAAACCAGTTCCACGGCAACGTCAATTTACTGTTGCTTCTCAAATGGCTTGATGAGCAGCAATTGTCTTTTGCTGAAGAAGAGTGGCACAAAGTACAACAATGCTTGAGCCGCTCTGAAACCCTGCTTCATAGTTATCGAGAGCTACGTAAACACCTCAAAGCACACGTTGTCGACTCACTATACCGTGAAGCCTTACAGTTTGAGTTACAGCTTGAAAAGCAACAACAGTCCGATCTCGTCGACTGTATAAACTCCCTACAGCTTTACGCTAACCAGCAATCACCGCTCGCGTTTCAGTACTGTCGTTTATTAGGAGCAGAAAACCTCTACGACGCTTTTTCTGAACCAGCACCTCAGCCCTAG
- a CDS encoding WD40 repeat domain-containing protein, with translation MRIFFHSLLYTIVITLLNGCFFFQDDDQRWEIEPNGATSFALSRDGRFALLYSQEKQLLLWDLDQNKELAQLGPQDQSENQVSRIRISDNGRFAITASQMNFAVWDLSWTQAEGLWSISDGLIRDVDISSNGEKVLLGLSNGKAIYVDLVTGRRLEFLAHREKVNSVSLSSNGRYALSGGNDYKAYLWDTESGLVLRTFKHEQRVVRVALQRDGELAFTSDGGNQAMIWDLETGEPQAQLQSWSRQLIFSSARFSDNGSMLVTGTPSSQVSVWNTQDGKRISRHDAEPLKDARPPRAVVYDAAFDEKNRVISGTSAGIAQAWNVD, from the coding sequence ATGCGAATATTTTTCCACTCATTGCTATATACAATTGTCATCACCTTGTTAAATGGTTGCTTTTTCTTCCAGGATGATGATCAGCGTTGGGAAATAGAACCCAATGGCGCCACCAGCTTTGCACTCAGCAGAGATGGACGTTTTGCCCTGCTCTACTCTCAAGAAAAACAACTGCTCCTTTGGGATTTAGATCAAAACAAAGAACTCGCTCAACTTGGCCCCCAAGACCAATCCGAAAACCAAGTATCGCGAATCCGCATCTCAGACAATGGCCGCTTTGCCATTACCGCCAGCCAGATGAACTTCGCCGTTTGGGACTTATCTTGGACTCAGGCTGAGGGGCTCTGGTCTATTTCCGATGGCTTGATTCGTGATGTCGATATTTCTAGCAATGGTGAAAAAGTCTTGCTTGGCCTATCTAATGGCAAAGCTATCTATGTGGACTTAGTCACCGGACGCCGTCTGGAGTTCCTCGCTCACAGAGAAAAAGTAAATTCAGTCTCCCTTTCTTCGAATGGGCGCTACGCATTATCAGGCGGTAACGACTACAAAGCTTACCTTTGGGACACCGAATCAGGCTTAGTGTTACGTACCTTCAAGCATGAACAAAGAGTAGTACGAGTTGCACTACAACGGGATGGAGAATTAGCTTTTACTTCCGATGGCGGCAACCAAGCGATGATATGGGATTTGGAAACAGGTGAACCTCAAGCGCAATTGCAAAGCTGGTCTCGACAGCTGATATTCTCTAGCGCTCGCTTTTCTGATAACGGCAGTATGCTGGTGACAGGTACGCCATCAAGCCAAGTGAGTGTGTGGAATACTCAAGATGGAAAACGAATTTCTCGTCACGATGCTGAGCCACTAAAAGATGCTCGCCCTCCCCGTGCGGTAGTGTATGATGCAGCCTTTGATGAAAAGAACCGTGTGATATCGGGCACCTCTGCGGGCATCGCCCAAGCTTGGAATGTGGATTAG
- a CDS encoding isoaspartyl peptidase/L-asparaginase family protein: MSQPFSIAIHGGAGTILREQMSDELKTGITEALKKSVLAGYQVLQSGGDALDAVVASVKVMEDSPHFNAGKGSVLTHDEFVEMDASVMHGSEMDAGAVAGVRHIKNPIELARDVMLKSDHVLLIGEGAEKFAFEHEYTFTEQDYFFTERRYDQLQSMKEKGIFALSEAKYDEQQAEKYPDDKKYGTVGAVALDQAGNLAAATSTGGVTNKKYGRVGDSPIIGAGTIAENGNVAVSTTGMGEFFLRKMVASDVAARMRYLKEDVHTACETIIQGELKTMGGEGGLIAIDGQGDIHFGMNSSGMYRASVDTNGCVEVKIYADD; encoded by the coding sequence ATGTCACAGCCTTTTTCAATTGCCATTCATGGTGGAGCAGGAACCATCTTGCGAGAGCAAATGAGTGATGAATTAAAAACAGGCATCACAGAAGCTTTAAAAAAATCGGTGTTAGCTGGTTACCAGGTGCTGCAATCGGGCGGTGATGCTCTGGATGCTGTAGTTGCTTCGGTAAAAGTGATGGAAGACAGCCCACACTTTAATGCTGGTAAAGGCTCGGTGCTGACTCATGATGAGTTTGTTGAGATGGATGCTTCTGTTATGCATGGTAGTGAAATGGATGCCGGTGCGGTTGCGGGTGTTCGTCATATCAAGAATCCTATTGAACTTGCACGTGATGTAATGCTGAAAAGCGATCATGTGTTGTTGATTGGTGAAGGCGCTGAGAAGTTTGCGTTTGAGCATGAATATACGTTTACTGAGCAAGACTACTTCTTTACTGAACGCCGTTATGACCAGCTTCAGTCGATGAAAGAGAAAGGCATTTTTGCTTTGTCTGAAGCGAAATATGATGAACAGCAAGCTGAGAAATACCCTGACGACAAAAAGTACGGCACGGTCGGTGCAGTCGCATTAGACCAAGCGGGCAACTTAGCGGCAGCCACCAGTACCGGTGGCGTGACCAATAAGAAATACGGTCGGGTCGGGGATTCTCCGATTATAGGCGCAGGCACTATTGCTGAAAATGGCAACGTTGCCGTCTCAACAACCGGGATGGGTGAGTTCTTCTTACGTAAAATGGTCGCCAGTGATGTCGCAGCACGAATGCGTTATCTGAAAGAAGATGTGCACACCGCTTGTGAAACGATCATTCAAGGTGAATTGAAAACCATGGGTGGAGAAGGTGGCTTGATCGCTATTGATGGCCAAGGTGATATTCACTTTGGCATGAACAGTTCAGGGATGTATCGCGCGAGTGTTGATACTAACGGTTGTGTGGAAGTGAAAATTTATGCAGATGACTAA
- a CDS encoding ABC transporter ATP-binding protein translates to MITFSDIQLLRGGKPLLDQASATFHPGDKIGLVGKNGCGKSTLFALIKDELSIDAGSFSKPAHWEMAWVAQETPALERTAIEYVIDGDREYRGLEDQLEKAEQADNGTLVAEIHGKIETIGGYSIKARAAELLDGLGFSQEQMAWNLTQFSGGWRMRLNLAQALLCRSDLLLLDEPTNHLDLDAVMWLERWLQSYPGTLVLISHDRDFLDPIVNRIVHVENQQLNEYTGNYSSFETQRAQKLILQQAMYQKQQKQMSHMQSYIDRFRYKASKARQAQSRIKALEKMEQVLPAQFDNPFSFEFREPDALPNPIMMMDEVSAGYDDNLILEKIRLNLVPGSRIGLLGRNGAGKSTLIKLLSGELKQQGGELSYSQGVKIGYFAQHQLETLHPEETPLQHMMQIAPKHTEQQLRDYLGSFGFQGEKALDKVAPFSGGEKARLVLALLVWQKPNLLLLDEPTNHLDLDMRQALTFALQTFEGAMVIVSHDRYLLRATTDDLYLVHDRQVAPFDGDLSDYYKWLTEQQKVERKEAQALAPAKDGANSAAAKKEQKRKEAEFRKLTAPLRKKLTQFEKQMDKLTQALEEAEQELSDTSLYEAENKAKLNKVLALQASSKSQLEEVEMDWMSTQEELEQMEQDMDSL, encoded by the coding sequence ATGATTACTTTCTCTGATATTCAATTGCTACGCGGCGGTAAGCCACTCCTCGACCAAGCATCTGCGACTTTTCACCCTGGCGACAAGATCGGTTTGGTTGGTAAAAACGGCTGTGGTAAATCTACGCTATTCGCCTTAATTAAGGACGAACTGTCTATTGATGCAGGCTCATTCAGCAAACCTGCCCATTGGGAAATGGCTTGGGTTGCTCAAGAAACACCAGCATTAGAAAGAACAGCAATTGAATACGTGATTGATGGTGACCGTGAATACCGCGGCCTTGAAGATCAACTAGAGAAAGCTGAACAGGCCGACAACGGCACCTTGGTCGCAGAGATCCACGGCAAGATTGAAACCATTGGTGGCTACAGCATCAAGGCTCGCGCTGCCGAGCTGTTAGACGGCCTAGGCTTTAGCCAAGAACAAATGGCGTGGAACCTGACTCAATTCTCAGGTGGTTGGCGTATGCGTTTAAACCTAGCGCAAGCCCTACTGTGTCGCAGTGACCTACTGCTACTCGATGAACCTACCAACCACTTGGATTTAGACGCAGTAATGTGGCTAGAGCGTTGGTTACAAAGCTACCCTGGTACGCTAGTGCTTATCTCGCACGATAGAGACTTCTTAGACCCTATCGTCAACCGCATCGTGCATGTTGAAAATCAACAGCTCAATGAGTACACGGGTAACTACTCATCGTTCGAAACCCAACGAGCGCAAAAACTGATTCTGCAACAAGCGATGTACCAAAAGCAGCAGAAACAGATGTCTCACATGCAGAGCTACATTGACCGTTTCCGTTACAAAGCGTCAAAGGCTCGCCAAGCGCAAAGCCGTATTAAAGCGCTAGAGAAAATGGAACAAGTACTACCTGCTCAGTTTGATAACCCATTCAGCTTTGAGTTTAGAGAGCCAGACGCACTACCAAACCCAATCATGATGATGGATGAGGTATCTGCGGGCTACGACGACAACCTAATTCTAGAAAAGATTCGCTTGAACCTAGTACCGGGCAGTCGTATTGGTTTGCTTGGTCGAAATGGTGCTGGTAAATCCACGCTGATTAAGTTGCTTTCAGGCGAACTGAAACAACAAGGCGGCGAACTGAGCTATTCGCAAGGCGTTAAGATTGGTTACTTTGCACAGCACCAATTGGAAACGCTGCACCCTGAAGAAACCCCGCTGCAACACATGATGCAGATTGCGCCTAAACACACCGAACAACAACTGCGTGATTACCTAGGTAGCTTCGGTTTCCAAGGTGAAAAAGCGCTCGATAAAGTAGCACCTTTCTCCGGTGGTGAAAAAGCACGTTTAGTATTAGCGCTACTGGTATGGCAAAAACCAAACCTGTTGCTACTCGATGAACCAACCAACCACTTGGATCTCGACATGCGTCAAGCGCTGACTTTTGCCCTGCAGACGTTTGAAGGCGCAATGGTTATCGTATCGCACGACCGTTACCTATTGCGTGCAACTACCGATGATTTATACCTTGTACACGACCGCCAAGTAGCACCGTTTGATGGTGACTTAAGCGATTACTACAAGTGGCTAACCGAACAGCAGAAAGTTGAGCGCAAAGAAGCACAAGCATTGGCACCAGCAAAAGACGGTGCCAACAGTGCAGCAGCGAAAAAAGAGCAAAAACGTAAAGAAGCCGAGTTCCGTAAACTGACGGCACCGCTGCGTAAAAAGCTTACTCAATTTGAAAAACAGATGGATAAATTAACTCAGGCTCTTGAAGAAGCCGAGCAAGAATTATCCGACACTTCACTGTATGAAGCTGAAAATAAGGCTAAACTGAATAAAGTACTCGCTCTCCAAGCGAGCAGTAAGTCACAGCTAGAAGAAGTTGAAATGGATTGGATGTCCACTCAAGAAGAGCTTGAGCAGATGGAACAGGATATGGATAGCTTATGA
- a CDS encoding YheU family protein codes for MIIPWQDIAPETLENLIKEFVLREGTDYGDVEVSLQNKIDQVKHQLASGEVSIVFSELHETVDIQVTKRF; via the coding sequence ATGATCATCCCATGGCAAGACATTGCACCAGAGACACTGGAAAACCTCATCAAAGAGTTCGTGCTGCGTGAAGGCACAGACTACGGCGACGTAGAGGTTTCACTGCAAAACAAGATTGACCAAGTGAAACATCAATTAGCTTCAGGAGAAGTCAGCATCGTGTTTTCTGAACTCCATGAAACCGTTGATATTCAAGTCACAAAACGCTTCTAA